One window of the Klebsiella oxytoca genome contains the following:
- the cbiM gene encoding cobalt ECF transporter S component CbiM, producing MKLEQQLKQLSFSGLAAALLLIVVPEQAFAMHIMEGFLPPMWALVWWLLFLPCLWYGLVRLRRIVQEDNNQKVLLALCGAFIFVLSALKIPSVTGSCSHPTGVGLAVILFGPGVVAILGAIVLLFQALLLAHGGLTTLGANGMSMAVIGPVVGYMVWKMACRAGIRRDVGVFLCAMLADLVTYFVTSVQLGVAFPDPTAGATGSIVKFMGIFCLTQIPIAIAEGLLTVMIYDQLTKRQLITAQGH from the coding sequence ATGAAACTTGAACAACAGCTAAAACAGCTGTCTTTCAGCGGGTTAGCTGCGGCGCTATTGCTGATAGTGGTTCCCGAACAGGCTTTCGCGATGCACATCATGGAGGGCTTTTTACCGCCGATGTGGGCTTTGGTGTGGTGGCTACTGTTTTTACCCTGTCTGTGGTACGGACTGGTGCGCCTGCGCCGCATCGTGCAGGAAGATAACAATCAGAAAGTGCTGCTGGCGCTGTGCGGGGCGTTTATTTTTGTCCTCTCGGCGCTGAAAATTCCCTCCGTTACCGGCAGCTGTTCGCATCCGACCGGCGTCGGCCTGGCGGTCATTTTGTTCGGACCGGGCGTGGTGGCGATCCTCGGTGCTATCGTGCTGCTGTTCCAGGCGCTGCTGCTGGCGCACGGCGGGCTGACGACGCTTGGCGCTAACGGCATGTCGATGGCGGTGATCGGGCCGGTGGTCGGCTATATGGTGTGGAAAATGGCCTGCCGCGCGGGCATTCGCCGCGACGTCGGGGTGTTTCTCTGCGCGATGCTGGCGGATCTGGTGACCTACTTTGTGACCTCGGTACAGCTTGGCGTCGCCTTCCCGGATCCGACCGCCGGAGCCACCGGCTCGATCGTCAAGTTTATGGGGATCTTCTGCCTGACGCAGATCCCGATCGCCATTGCTGAAGGACTATTAACCGTCATGATCTATGACCAGTTGACCAAACGTCAGCTGATTACCGCACAGGGGCATTAA
- a CDS encoding cobalt-factor II C(20)-methyltransferase, which yields MSGKLYALSTGPGAADLITVRAARVLGKLDILYAPAGRKGGDSLALSIVREYIGERTEVRCCHFPMSADSAEKEAVWDEVAAALVQEVEAGKQVGFITLGDAMLFSTWVFLLQRIGSPQWLEIVPGVTSFAAIAARAKTPLAMEQQSLAVVSCTAPEDEIERALRQHESLVLMKVYGRFSRIKALLAKNGLLDAALMMSEATLPGEQCWRHLNDVSDDQPLPYFSTILVNKQWEYAE from the coding sequence ATGAGCGGTAAACTGTATGCCCTGAGCACCGGGCCGGGCGCCGCCGACCTGATCACCGTGCGCGCGGCGCGGGTGCTGGGCAAGCTGGACATTCTCTACGCCCCCGCCGGGCGTAAAGGCGGCGACAGCCTCGCGCTCTCCATCGTGCGCGAGTATATCGGCGAACGGACCGAAGTACGCTGCTGCCATTTCCCGATGAGCGCCGACAGCGCGGAAAAAGAGGCGGTGTGGGACGAGGTGGCCGCCGCGCTGGTTCAGGAAGTGGAAGCAGGCAAGCAGGTCGGCTTTATTACCCTCGGCGACGCCATGCTGTTCAGCACCTGGGTGTTCTTACTCCAGCGTATCGGCAGCCCGCAGTGGCTGGAGATTGTTCCCGGCGTCACCTCTTTCGCCGCCATCGCCGCGCGTGCAAAAACGCCGCTGGCCATGGAGCAGCAATCTCTGGCGGTCGTTTCTTGTACCGCGCCGGAAGACGAAATTGAACGGGCGCTGCGCCAGCATGAAAGTCTGGTGCTGATGAAAGTGTACGGGCGGTTTTCCCGCATCAAAGCGCTGCTGGCGAAAAACGGTCTGCTGGATGCCGCGCTGATGATGTCCGAAGCCACGCTGCCGGGCGAGCAGTGCTGGCGCCATCTCAATGACGTCAGCGACGACCAGCCGCTGCCCTATTTCTCGACCATTCTGGTCAATAAACAGTGGGAGTATGCAGAATGA
- the cbiG gene encoding cobalt-precorrin 5A hydrolase, whose protein sequence is MNTVKPESIALFCLTPGGVRLAKRLAAMLPLTCFTSEKLLEEGFLPFENGFASAAREAFCSYSALIFIGATGIAVRVLAPLVNDKFSDPAVVVIDEQGQHVISLLSGHAGGANALSRYLAGMLGADPVITTATDVNEMAALDTLAFQLNARMTDFRAAVKTVNQMLVSHQRVGLWWDDELDEEVSRCDRRGFITVTDLHQLPELDALVCITLRNELPPIAVPHWKLVPQRVVAGIGCRRDTPFPLLAALLARQLEAQRLDPLALKAIGSVTLKKHEQGLIQLASCCRVPFETFTADALREHEHHFPASAFVRNTVGVGSVSGPAAWLLSHGQLLGETLREQGVTITLGVSH, encoded by the coding sequence ATGAATACCGTAAAGCCTGAATCTATCGCGCTCTTCTGCCTGACTCCCGGCGGCGTTCGGCTGGCGAAACGGCTGGCGGCGATGCTGCCGTTAACCTGCTTTACCAGCGAGAAGCTGCTGGAGGAGGGATTTCTCCCCTTTGAAAACGGCTTTGCCAGCGCCGCGCGCGAGGCCTTCTGCAGCTATTCGGCGCTGATTTTCATCGGTGCGACCGGGATTGCGGTACGCGTGCTGGCGCCGCTGGTGAATGACAAATTCAGCGACCCGGCGGTGGTGGTGATTGACGAGCAGGGCCAGCACGTCATTAGCCTGCTTTCCGGCCACGCGGGTGGAGCCAATGCCCTCAGCCGCTATCTGGCGGGGATGCTCGGCGCCGACCCGGTGATCACTACCGCCACCGACGTCAACGAGATGGCGGCGCTGGATACGCTGGCGTTCCAGCTGAATGCCCGGATGACCGACTTCCGCGCGGCGGTGAAAACCGTCAACCAGATGCTGGTCAGCCATCAGCGCGTCGGTCTGTGGTGGGACGACGAGCTGGATGAAGAGGTCAGCCGCTGCGACCGGCGCGGGTTTATTACCGTGACCGATTTGCATCAGCTTCCCGAGCTGGACGCGCTGGTCTGCATCACATTGCGCAACGAACTGCCGCCGATCGCCGTGCCGCACTGGAAGCTGGTGCCGCAGCGGGTGGTCGCCGGGATTGGCTGCCGCCGCGATACGCCATTCCCGCTATTAGCGGCGCTGCTGGCGCGTCAGCTTGAGGCGCAGCGTCTCGATCCGCTGGCGCTGAAAGCCATCGGCAGCGTCACGCTGAAGAAGCACGAGCAGGGGCTGATTCAGCTGGCTTCCTGCTGCCGCGTGCCGTTTGAAACTTTTACCGCCGATGCGCTGCGCGAGCATGAGCATCACTTTCCCGCTTCTGCGTTCGTCAGAAATACCGTCGGCGTGGGGAGCGTATCCGGTCCGGCGGCCTGGCTGCTGAGCCATGGGCAACTGTTAGGCGAAACCCTGCGTGAACAGGGCGTCACTATTACTTTGGGAGTTTCACACTAA
- a CDS encoding cobalt-precorrin-6A reductase, with product MSHGEVLVMGGTSDARALCQQLDAAQVKYTLSVATPTGQQLAGGIQGQVRCGRLELEEMIAWLKANRTRWVIDASHPYAEAVSRNIVRACETAGVLLSRYQRPEQLSDLTHPLLYTVQSIEQACEVARRFGQRVLLTTGSKDLARWRAGLGEKTLLARVLPVADVIAQCAELGFGVGEIFALCGPFSAEFNAAFYRQCRADVVITKASGAEGGFQEKVQPCLDAGIPCIVITRPTPLVTGEELLESQAAFARRLARWLAAA from the coding sequence GTGAGCCACGGCGAAGTGCTGGTGATGGGCGGAACCAGCGACGCGCGGGCGCTGTGCCAGCAGCTGGACGCGGCGCAGGTCAAATACACCCTGTCGGTGGCGACGCCGACCGGCCAGCAGCTGGCGGGCGGTATTCAGGGCCAGGTGCGCTGCGGGCGTCTCGAGCTGGAGGAGATGATCGCCTGGCTGAAGGCTAACCGGACCCGCTGGGTGATTGACGCTTCGCACCCCTACGCCGAAGCGGTGAGCCGCAATATCGTCCGGGCCTGCGAAACCGCCGGCGTGCTGCTCAGCCGCTATCAGCGCCCTGAGCAGCTGAGCGACCTGACGCATCCTCTGCTCTATACCGTGCAGAGCATTGAACAAGCCTGCGAGGTGGCGCGGCGCTTCGGCCAGCGCGTGCTGCTTACTACGGGAAGCAAAGATCTGGCGCGCTGGCGGGCGGGGCTGGGTGAAAAAACGCTGCTCGCCCGGGTGTTGCCGGTAGCCGATGTCATCGCGCAGTGCGCTGAACTTGGTTTTGGCGTCGGCGAAATCTTCGCCCTGTGCGGGCCATTCAGCGCCGAGTTTAACGCCGCTTTTTACCGCCAGTGCCGGGCCGATGTGGTGATCACCAAGGCTTCCGGTGCGGAAGGTGGTTTTCAGGAAAAAGTACAACCCTGTCTGGATGCCGGTATCCCCTGCATCGTGATTACGCGCCCGACACCGCTGGTGACGGGTGAAGAGTTACTGGAAAGTCAGGCTGCCTTTGCCCGGCGCTTAGCGCGCTGGCTGGCCGCTGCTTAA
- a CDS encoding precorrin-3B C(17)-methyltransferase produces MLSVIGIGPGSQSMMTMEAIEALQAAEIVVGYKTYTHLVKAFTGDKQVIKTGMCKEIERCQAAIELAQAGHNVALISSGDAGIYGMAGLVLELVSKQKLDVEVRLIPGMTASIAAASLLGAPLMHDFCHISLSDLLTPWPVIEKRIVAAGEADFVICFYNPRSRGREGHLARAFELLSASKSAQTPVGVVKSAGRKKQEKWLTTLGEMDFAPVDMTSLVIVGNKATYIQDGLMITPRGYVL; encoded by the coding sequence ATGTTAAGCGTAATCGGAATCGGCCCTGGCTCGCAGTCCATGATGACCATGGAGGCCATTGAAGCGCTGCAGGCGGCGGAAATCGTCGTTGGCTATAAGACCTACACGCACCTGGTGAAAGCCTTTACCGGCGATAAGCAGGTAATCAAAACCGGGATGTGCAAAGAGATTGAGCGCTGCCAGGCGGCGATTGAGCTGGCGCAGGCCGGGCATAACGTGGCGCTGATCAGCAGCGGCGATGCCGGTATTTACGGCATGGCCGGACTGGTGCTCGAACTGGTCAGCAAGCAGAAGCTGGATGTGGAAGTCCGCCTGATCCCGGGGATGACCGCCAGCATTGCCGCCGCCTCGCTGCTGGGCGCGCCGCTGATGCACGACTTCTGCCATATCAGCCTCAGCGACCTGCTGACCCCGTGGCCGGTAATCGAAAAGCGCATTGTCGCCGCCGGGGAAGCCGACTTCGTCATCTGTTTTTACAATCCGCGCAGCCGCGGCCGCGAGGGCCATCTGGCGCGCGCCTTTGAGCTGCTGTCGGCCAGTAAAAGCGCGCAGACCCCGGTGGGGGTCGTGAAATCCGCCGGACGTAAAAAGCAGGAGAAATGGCTGACCACCCTGGGGGAAATGGATTTTGCACCGGTCGATATGACCAGCCTGGTGATCGTCGGCAACAAAGCGACCTATATCCAGGATGGACTGATGATCACCCCGCGAGGCTACGTGCTGTGA
- a CDS encoding energy-coupling factor ABC transporter substrate-binding protein, translating to MKKTLILLAMVVALVILPFFVDHGGEFGGSDGEAESQIQVVAPHYEPWFQPLYEPASGEIESLLFTLQGSLGAAVIFYILGYSKGRQRRDDRV from the coding sequence ATGAAAAAGACGCTGATATTGTTAGCCATGGTGGTGGCGCTGGTGATCCTGCCGTTTTTTGTCGATCACGGCGGCGAATTCGGCGGTTCGGACGGTGAGGCGGAGAGCCAGATTCAGGTGGTCGCACCACATTATGAGCCGTGGTTCCAGCCGCTGTACGAACCGGCAAGCGGGGAAATTGAGAGCCTGCTGTTTACGCTCCAGGGCTCTCTCGGCGCGGCGGTAATTTTCTATATTCTGGGCTACAGCAAAGGCAGACAGCGCCGTGATGACCGGGTTTGA
- the cbiK gene encoding sirohydrochlorin cobaltochelatase — protein sequence MKKALLVVSFGTSYPDTCEKNIVACERELAASCPDRDTFRAFTSGMIIRKLKQRDGIEIDTPLQALQKLAEQGYQDVAIQSLHIINGDEYEKIVREVQSMRPLFARLTLGAPLLSSHDDYVQLMQALRQQMPPLAADETVVFMGHGASHHAFAAYACLDHMMTAKRFPARVGAVESYPEVDILIDSLRQQGVKGVHLMPLMLVAGDHAINDMASDEEDSWKTLFNAAGITATPWLNGLGENPAVRAMFVAHLQQVLSQAMEEAA from the coding sequence ATGAAAAAAGCGCTTCTGGTGGTCAGTTTTGGCACCAGCTATCCCGACACCTGTGAAAAAAATATTGTCGCCTGCGAGCGTGAGCTGGCGGCCAGCTGCCCGGATCGTGACACGTTTCGCGCCTTTACCTCCGGAATGATTATCCGCAAGCTCAAACAGCGCGACGGTATCGAGATTGATACGCCGCTGCAGGCGTTGCAGAAGCTGGCCGAGCAGGGCTACCAGGACGTGGCGATTCAGTCGCTGCACATCATTAACGGTGATGAATACGAAAAAATCGTTCGCGAAGTGCAGAGTATGCGCCCGCTGTTCGCCCGCCTGACGCTGGGCGCGCCGCTGCTCAGCAGTCACGACGACTATGTCCAGCTGATGCAGGCGCTGCGCCAGCAGATGCCGCCGCTTGCCGCCGATGAAACGGTGGTCTTTATGGGCCACGGCGCCAGCCATCACGCTTTCGCCGCCTACGCCTGTCTGGACCATATGATGACGGCGAAGCGTTTCCCGGCGCGGGTCGGCGCGGTCGAGAGCTATCCGGAAGTCGATATTCTTATCGATAGCCTGCGCCAGCAGGGAGTGAAGGGCGTGCACCTGATGCCGCTGATGCTGGTGGCCGGCGATCACGCCATTAACGATATGGCCTCGGACGAAGAGGACTCGTGGAAAACGCTGTTCAACGCCGCTGGTATTACGGCGACGCCGTGGCTGAACGGGCTGGGAGAAAACCCGGCGGTGCGCGCGATGTTCGTCGCCCACCTGCAGCAGGTGTTGAGCCAGGCGATGGAGGAGGCGGCATGA
- a CDS encoding cobalt-precorrin-4 methyltransferase, with protein sequence MAETFDPRSVWFVGAGPGDRELITLKGYRLLQQAQVVIYAGSLINTELLEYCPPGAECHDSAELHLEQILDLMEAGVKAGKTVVRLQTGDVSLYGSVREQGEELSKRGIDWQVVPGVSAFLGAAAELGVEYTVPEVSQSLIITRLEGRTPVPEREQLESFASHQTSMAIYLSVQRIHRVAERLIEGGYPATTPVAVIYKATWPESQTVRGTLADIGDKVRDAGIRKTALILVGNFLGSEYHYSKLYAADFSHEYRKA encoded by the coding sequence ATGGCTGAGACATTTGATCCCCGTAGTGTGTGGTTCGTTGGCGCAGGGCCGGGCGACCGTGAGCTGATTACCCTCAAGGGCTACCGCTTGTTACAGCAGGCCCAGGTGGTGATCTACGCCGGATCGCTGATTAACACCGAGCTTCTGGAGTATTGTCCGCCAGGCGCCGAGTGTCACGACAGCGCCGAACTGCATCTGGAGCAAATTCTCGACCTGATGGAAGCCGGGGTGAAAGCCGGGAAAACGGTAGTGCGCTTACAGACCGGAGACGTCTCGCTGTACGGCTCGGTCCGCGAGCAGGGGGAAGAGCTGAGCAAACGCGGCATCGACTGGCAGGTGGTGCCGGGCGTCAGCGCGTTTCTGGGGGCGGCGGCGGAGCTGGGCGTCGAGTACACCGTGCCTGAAGTTTCCCAGAGCCTGATTATCACCCGCCTCGAAGGGCGCACGCCGGTACCGGAGCGCGAGCAGCTTGAATCCTTTGCCAGCCACCAGACCTCGATGGCGATATATCTCTCGGTACAGCGCATTCACCGGGTAGCGGAGCGCCTGATTGAAGGCGGCTATCCGGCAACCACGCCGGTGGCGGTGATCTATAAAGCGACCTGGCCGGAAAGTCAGACCGTGCGCGGTACCCTGGCGGATATCGGCGACAAAGTGCGCGATGCGGGGATCCGCAAAACGGCGCTTATTCTGGTCGGCAATTTCCTCGGCTCGGAGTATCACTACTCAAAACTCTACGCGGCGGACTTTAGCCATGAATACCGTAAAGCCTGA